The genomic region CCATTTACGGCTCACGCGGCGCCAACGGGGTTATCGTCATCAAAACCCGTCAGGGCAAAGCCGGTAAGACACGCATCAGCTACGACGGCCAGTACGGTCAGTCGTACTTCCCCCAGAACCGTCTGGAACTGATGAACACCAATGAAAAAATCGATTACGAACTGCGCCGGGGCGGTACGGATCTGGCCAAATACACGGCCGCTCAGATCGCCGACCTCCGCAAGGTCAATACCGACTGGCAGAAGGAGATTTTCCAGATCGGCCAGACGCAGCAGCACCAGCTGAGCGCTTCGGGCGGTAACGAAAGTGTGCTGTTCTATGTATCCGGAAACATGTTTTCGCAGACCGGTACCGTAAAAGGAACCGACCTGAACCGCTATACGGGCCGCATGAACCTGGAGGCCAATTCCGGACCTCTGCGTTTCGGCCTGAACGCCACGGTTGGCTATTCGATCCAGAACTTCCAGACGGAAGGCAACACCACCATCACCTCGCCGCTGAACGCCATCCGCTGGGCCAACCCGTACGAAACGCCGTACAATGCCGACGGAACCTATACGGCCTTCCGTTCCGGCCAGCCGAACCCGGTCCGGGAGCTGAACGAGACGAGCCGCCAGTTCAACGAACTGAAAACGGTAGCGGCCGGCTTTCTGGAGTACGATTTCCCGTTCCTGAAAGGCCTGTCGGTCCGGACCAACTGGGGCGTTGACTTCTCCAACCAGGAGCAGACGGTGTACAACAGCCGGTTCGGCCAGGTGGGAACGGGCTCGGCCGTAAAAGGCCGTCAGGGTCGCCTGAGCCGCGATTTCTACAAAAACACGCGATTCACCGGCACTACCTCACTGAACTACAACAATACCTTCGGCGACCACTCGGTCCGCGTGGGTCTTTATACCGAGATGGTGCGTCTGAAACTGGGCTCCTTCGGGTACACGGGTTACGGCCTGGGCGGTATCCTGCAAAACGAAGCGGGCATTACCCAGAACAACGCCAACATGATTCCGGACACCCGGGGCGACGGCATCCAGAACGCCCTCGTGTCGTACTTCACAACGCTCGGCTACGGCTTCAAAAACCGCTACTACCTGAACGTGAACCTGCGTCGTGACGGCTCATCCCGCTTCGGGAAAAGCTACCGCTTCGCGGACTTCGGTTCAGTGGGGGCAAGCTGGGTCATCAGTGACGAGCCTTTCATGCAGGGCATCACGAGCGGCGTCCTGAACAACCTGCGTCTGAAAGCCAGCTACGGTTCGGTGGGTAACCAGGAAGGAATCGGCAGCTTTGCCTCCCTCGCCATTTACCAGGCGCGCGGCGGACGGACCAGCCAGACGATTTCGTCCTACGACGGTAGCTCAACGGTAATTCTGACGCAATTGGAAAACCCCGAGCTGCGTTGGGAACAAAAGAATACGTTTAATGCCGGGGTGGAATTCTCACTGCTGAGCAAGCGGATTTCCGGCGGCGTGGAAGTGTATAACTCGGTGACGAAAAACCTCTTCCTGAACGACCAGCTTTCCCGCACCACGGGCTTCAACTCGATCAACCGGAACATCGGTGAGTTGCAGAACCGCGGTATTGAAATCGGTCTGAATACGGTGAACGTCGATGCCGGTGACTTCAGCTGGGAAACCAACATCAACTTTACGCTGAACCGGAACAAAATCCTGAAGCTGACGCCGACCACGCCGGAGCGCGGGATCATCTCGGGCAACACCATCAACCGCGTCGGCCAGCCCATCAACAGCAACTGGCTGGTGGAGTACGCCGGGGTGAATCCGCAGACGGGTGCCCAGCAGTTCCGTAACCTGAAAGGCGAGATCACCGAAACCTACAGTCCCAACGACGCCCAGATTTTCGGACCCCGCGAGGCTCCGTATTTCGGCGGTGTTACGAATACGCTGCGTTTCAAAGGCATTGAAGTGTCGGCCCTGTTTACCTACGCATTTGGCAACTACATCTTCAACAACGACCGGACGAACGTAGAAAACCCCAACTACTACGCCGACAACGTGTCGCGGGCGCTGCTGCGCGAATGGCAGAAAGCGGGTGACATTACGGACATTCCGAACCCGAACCTGCCTTACCAGACGGCGGTCACGCATTTCCTCGAAAAAGGCGACTTCCTGCGTCTGCGGAACCTGACGGTATCGTACAACCTGCCTGGCACGCTGATGCGCAAGGCCAAAATGTCGTCGGCCCGCATCTTTGTACAGGGGCAGAACATGCTGACCTTTACCAAATTCCAGGGCTTTGACCCTGAAATCACGGGCGGCCAGCTGACGGGCGCTCAGTACCCGGCATTGCGTACGTTCACGGCTGGTTTGGGTATCGGGTTCTAAATTCAACGAAGGTTTACCGGGTGAAGCGCCGGGTCCGGAACATCGGCAGGCGGTCAGCCGGTAAACCTTCCCTCAAACACTAAACGATAGATGAAAAAACTATATGCCCTTCTGTTGTGCGGCAGCCTTCTGACAGCCACCTCGTGCAACGATATGATTGACCTGACACCCACCCACTCCCTCAGCAGTGCGAACGTGTTCGGGAAACTGGACGACTTTGAGCCGGTGCTGAACGGAACGTACGCGTCCATGCGGGATATGTACGCCTACGGCCTGTTCTCCTCCGTAGCGGCCGATATGATGTCGGACAACCTGATCGAAACCAACGAATCGCTGGTCAACTACAAGGCCGTGACCGACTGGACGTACGCGGCCGACCAACTCCGGATCGGAGAAGTGTGGCGCTTTAATTACCTGATGATTAATGACGTCAACCTGATTCTGGAGAATATCGCTCCTTACGAAGCTTCGGCTCCGAAGAAGGCAAACCGGATCAAAGGACAGGCGCTGGCGATCCGCGGACTGCTGCACTTTAACCTGTTGCAGTACTATGCCCCTAACTTCGACCGAAATTCGACTTCGCCGGGTGTTCCGGTAAAAACGACGTCAAAAATTGAGACGCCGGCCCGCGCAACCGTCAAGCAGGTTTACGACCAGATCATCAAGGACCTGGAGGCTGCCCTGCCGTTGCTGAACGACGTGGATGCCGCCATCAACACGGCCACGAAGCGCAGCCGGATCGATGCCGCTACGGTCAACGCCATCCTGGCCCGGGTATCGCTCTATGCGAAAGAGTACGACCGGGCTATCACGTACGCCACGGCGGCCATCAGTGCGCGTCCGCTGGCTACCCGTGCCAACTTCCCCGGCATCTGGTCCGACGCCAACGCCGATGAAGTGCTGTTTGCCATTCAGTTCAACCCCGGTGAAGGCGGTCCGGCCCTGGACGTATGGTCTCCGGCCACGAACCGTTCGCAGTGGGAACCGGCGGCGACGCTGCTGAGCACCTTCGACCGGACGAACGACGTGCGGTTTGCTTCGTATTTCACCGCGGGCGAAAGCATCACGGGTTCGGTGAACCGGGCCGGTCGCTTTGTGGTAACGAAATACCAGGGGAAAGGCACGGCCCGCGACGGAGCCGCCAACTTCAAGGCGTTCCGGACGGGGGAAATGTACCTGATCCGCGCCGAAGCCCGCGCGCTGACCAACCGCGCCGCCGAGGCGCTGGCCGATCTGAATACGCTGCGGGCCGCCCGGATTGCCAACTTCGCGCCGGGTACCGAAACGGGCCAGGCGCTGATCGACGCGATTGCGCTGGAGCGCCGCAAGGAACTTTGGATGGAAGGTCACCGCTGGTTCGACCTCAAGCGCACGACGCGCGTGGTGAACCGGGCCGACTGCCGTCCGGGCTCGGTGTGTACGCTCGCTGCCAACAGCCCCAAATGGGCATGGCCGATCCCGCAGGGCGAAATCCTGGCGAATCCCAGCATCGCCGGCGCGCAGAACGACGGGTACTAAGAAGAACTAACTGTTAACCACAGAGGGCGCAGAGATTAGCACAGAGTTTCACGGAGTCATTACTCTGTGTTCTCTGTGCTAACCTCTGCGCCCTCTGTGGTTAACCTACTTTAAGCCTGCAGCAACGCCGCCAGACTGGCCTGCAGCGCCTTCATTTTTGCTTCGGCATCGGCCAGTTTCTGCCGCTCGCGCTCCACGACTTCCGGCTTGGCGTTCGCCACGAACCGTTCATTCGAAAGCTTTTTGGCCGTTGCTTCGTAAAAGCCTTTGGTATACTCCAACTCCTTCGTCAAAGCGGCGATTTCCTGTTCCACGTCGATTTCGCCGGCGATGTTCACAAAGAACTCGTCGCCTTTGATGACGAACGAAGAACCTTCCGCTTTTTCGCTGACGTAGCTGATGTCCGACACGTTCGCCATTTTCCGGATCAGGCCTTCCAGCGGGTTGAAGCGGTCGGGCGTTTCGGTCCGGATGGCGAGCGGCAGTTCGGTTTTTGGAGAGATCTGCTTCGCGTTCCGCAGGTTCCGGATCGTCGTCACGACGTCAAAAAGCAGGTCGAAATCGGCCAGCAGGGCCTCGTTGACGGGTCCGCCGGTCGGGTAGGGAGCCACACAAACGCTGTCGCCCGCTTTCCGCTCGCGGATGTCCTGCCAGATTTCTTCGGTAATGAACGGCATGAACGGGTGCGTCAGGGCCATCAGTTGTTCGAAGAAATTGATGGTGGCGTCGTAGGTGGCCCGGTCGATGGGCAGTTCGAAGCCCGGTTTGATCATTTCCAGATACTGCGAACAGAAATCGTCCCAAATCAGCTTGTAGACCGTTTGCAGGGCATCCGACATCCGGAATTTGCCGAAATGATCCTGCAGTTCGGTAATGGCCTGATTCAGCTTCGCGCTGAACCACTCAACAGCGAGTGCATTGCTGTCTTTTGTCTCTTGTCCGTTCTCTGTGGTCTCTACAACCGTCCAGCCTTTGACCAGCCGGAACGCGTTCCAGATTTTGTTGCAGAAATTCCGGCCCTGTTCCACCAGTTTGTCGTCGTAAGGCAGGTCGTTCCCGGCCGGCGAACTGAAGAGCATGCCCGTCCGCACACCGTCGGCCCCGAACTGTTCGATGAGGTCCAGCGGGTCGGGCGAGTTGCCGAGCGATTTGGACATTTTCCGGCCCAGTTTGTCGCGGACAATCCCCGTCAGGTACACGTTTTGGAACGGCTCGCGGCCTTTGTATTCGTATCCGGCAATGATCATCCGGGCAACCCAGAAGAACAGGATTTCAGGAGCCGTCACGAGGTCGTTGGTCGGGTAATAGTAATCGACATCGCCTTGTTTGGCTTTCGGGCGGGCGGAGTTTTCCGGTTGACTTTCCGGGATGAAAACCGACATGGGCCACAACCAGGACGAGAACCAGGTGTCGAGGACGTCTTCATCCTGCGTCAGGTCGGCTTCCGTGAGGGCAAACAGCAGGTGTTCGCGCTGGGCTTTCCGGAGCGCTTCGCGCTTGTTTTTGGCCACGATGACCGTGCCGTCCTTCATGTAAAACGCCGGGATGCGGTGGCCCCACCAGAGCTGGCGGCTGATGCACCAGTCATGAACGTTCTCCATCCACGAACGGTACATGTTCTTGAACTTGGGCGGCACCAGTTGCACCGTGTCGTTCATGACGTTTTCGAGGGCGGGCTGCGAAAGCTCCTTCATTTTCAGGAACCACTGCAACGACAGTTTCGGCTCGATGACGGCGTTGGTCCGCTCCGAGTATCCGACGTTGGACTTGTATTCTTCCGTTTTTTCGAGGTTCCCGGCCTCTTCCAGCATCTTGACGATGGCCTTCCGCGCCGCAAAACGGTCCATACCGACCAGAATCTGGGCTTTTTCGTTCAGCGTGCCGTTATCGGCCAGAATGTCGATGACCGGCAGTTTGTGCTTGATGCCGAGTTCGTAGTCGTTCGGGTCGTGGGCCGGTGTTACTTTCAGGCAGCCCGTCCCGAAATCCATCGTCACGTATTCGTCGGTGATGATGGGAATTTCGCGGTTGATGAGCGGAATGAGCGCTTTTTTGCCGTGGAGGTGTTTGTACCGCTCGTCGTTCGGGTTGACGCAGATCGCCGAGTCCGCCATGATGGTTTCCGGCCGGACGGTAGCAATCGTGATGAAATCACCCGCCGAACCCTGAATGGCGTATTTGATGTAAACCAGCTTCTGCTGGACTTCCTTCATGAGCACTTCCTCGTCCGAGACGGCTGTCATGCCCTGCGGGTCCCAGTTCACCATCCGGACGCCCCGGTAGATCTGGCCTTTGTTATAGAGGTCCACGAAGGTATCAATGACGGCGTCGTACAGGGCCGGTTCCATCGTGAAGCGGGTCCGGTCCCAGTCGCAGGAAGCGCCCAGCTTGCGGAGCTGCTGGAGGATGATGCCGCCGTATTTGTGGGTCCATTCCCAGGCGTGTTCCAGAAATTTCTCCCGGCCGATTTCCTTTTTGTCGATACCCTGCTCTTTCAGCATGCTGACGACCTTGGCTTCCGTCGCGATGGAGGCGTGGTCGGTGCCCGGCACCCAGCAGGCGTTTTTGCCTTCCATGCGGGCCTTGCGCACGAGCACGTCCTGAATGGTGTTGTTCAGCATGTGGCCCATGTGCAGCACGCCCGTCACGTTCGGCGGCGGGATGACGATGGTGTACGGCTCGCGGTCGTCCGGCTCGGAATGAAAAAAGCGGTTGTCCAGCCAGTACTGGTACCACTTTTCCTCAATGTCTTTGGGATTATAGGTCTTTGAGATCATAGTCAATTAGATGAAAGAGAATAGATAAAAGAAAAAAGACAGAGGAAAGCCTGTTAGTAGTCAGAACAGAAATAGTTCTAGGCTAAATTCTTTTCTCTTTTGTCTATTCTCTTTTCTCTTGCACGACAAAATTAGTCAATTCAGAACGGGCGCGAAAACGAAAGGCGGTCTTTGACAGTTTTAACGGTACACTTCTACTCCTGCACCCCATGGAATTCGGTAAAGTAGCGAACCTCGACGCGGTGGATTTCACCCTGCCGCCCGACCACCCGTTCAACCAGCGCATCTGGGACATGGTCGAGCCGGCGGCCCATCCGGAAGTTCTGATCGGCGGGCCGATCTGGGCCAATAAATCGTATGTCGGAAAAATTTATCCGACCAACGCAAAGGACAAGGATTTTCTGCACCACTACACCCGGCAGTTCAACACCATTGAGCTGAACCTGACGCACTACCAGATTCCGACCGAAAACATGATCCGGCGGTGGAAAACCGAGGCGGCCGACGGCTTTGTGTACTGCCCGAAATTTCCGCAGGCGATCAGCCACGACCGGGCGCTGGTGGCGACCGAATCGCTGACGGAGGAGTTCATCAACGCCGTGCTCGGTCTGGAAGAGTTTCTGGGCACGTCTTTTCTGCAACTGCCCCCGACCTTCGGCCCCGACCGGCTGCCGATTCTGGAAAATTACCTGAAAAACCTGCCCGACGACCTGGAAGTGGCCGTCGAATTCCGGCACGAAAACTGGTTCCGCAAACCGGAAATCTGGCAGAAAACGCTGGACAGGCTCTTTGCTCTGCGCCGCGACCTGGTGATTACAGATGTGGCCGGTCGGCGCGACGTGCTGCACATGAGCCTGTCGAGTCCGAAGCTGGTGTTACGGTTTATTGCCAATGACGGCCACCCGACGGATTACCAGCGCGCCGACGCCTGGGTGCAGCGCCTGAAAACCTGGTTCGACAAGGGCCTGCAAACGGCTTACCTGTTCATCCACGGCGGGGCCGAAAACGATACGACCCCCGAACTGATCCGCTACTGGATTCGCCAGCTCAACGCGGTCTGCGGCCTGAACCTGCGCGAGCCCGCCCTCCGGCCGGAAGTGGTGCAGGGGAGTTTGTTTTGATTTAGTTTAGACAAGAGAGGAGAGATGAGAGAAAAGAGACAGGAGAAAAGAGAGATGAGGAGATAGATGTTAACGAACGGGCAGTCTTCTGTCCTTCGTCTTTTGTCTCTCGTCTTTTGTCTAACCTCTCTTTTTCTCTTTTCTCTCTCGTCTTTTCTCTTTTCTCTCTTGTCTAATAAAGCTACCTTTGCTCCATGAAAACCGCAAACGCCATCCATCCTCATCATTCTGTCTCGTAATCAGGCAGGACGGATGCGTTTTTGGGATAAACAGTGACACAACGAAATACCCGATAACCAAAGCCCGGTTCTGCCAAGGAGCCGGGCTTTTGATTTTTAGACAAAAGAGAAAAGACGAGCGACAAAAGACCAGAGACAAGGCGGGGGCAGACGGCTTTCTCTTTGTCTCATGTCTATTGTCGCCTGTCTACAGAATTATGAAAACCGTCATCATCAAATACAACGCCGGCAACGTACAGTCGGTCATGTACGCGCTTGATCGCATCGGGGCCAGCTACCTGCTTACGGACGACGAAGCCGAAATCCGCTCGGCCGACAAGGTTATTTTCCCCGGCGTCGGGGAGGCGAGCACCGCGATGGCTTACCTGCGCGAAAAAGGCCTCGACCGGGTGATTCCGTCCTTGAAGCAGCCGGTGCTGGGCACCTGCGTCGGCATGCAGCTGCTCTGCCGGTACTCGGAAGAGGGCGACACGACCTGCATGGGCGTGTTCGACGTAGACGTGAAGCGCTTTCCGGCGAAGCTCGGCTTTAAAGTGCCGCACATGGGCTGGAACAACCTCCGCGACCTGCGCAGCCCCCTGCTGACGGGCGTAGAGGAAAACTCGTACGTCTATTTCGTGCACAGCTACTGCGCCGGCATCTGCGACCAGACCATCGCCTCGTGTAGCTACGTTCAGCCGTTTAGCGCGATGCTGCATAAAGATAATTTTTACGCCGCCCAGTTCCACGCCGAAATCAGCGGCAACGTCGGGCAGCGGATTCTGGAGAATTTTTTGAAACTGTAAATAGAGATAAAAGAGGTTAGAGAAAACAGAAAAGACTCCTGCTTCGACCTGCTGTCTTTTTTCCTTTCTCTCTTCTCTTTTTTCTTTCATACTATGTACATCATCCCCGCAATCGACCTCATCGACGGCAAGGCCGTCCGCCTGACCCAGGGCGACTACAGCCAGAAAAAAGAATACAACGCCCGTCCGCTCGAAGTGGCCCAGCAGTTTGAAGACGCCGGCCTGACCCGCCTGCACCTCGTCGACCTCGACGGGGCGAAGGCCAAGCGCGTCATTAACTGGAAAGTGCTCGAACTGATTGCCACCAAAACAAAGCTGCACATCGACTTCGGCGGCGGCGTGCAGTCTGAGGAGGATCTGAAGGTTGTGTTCGAATCCGGTGCCAGACAGGTAACGGGCGGCAGCATCGCCGTCAAGAACCCGGACCTGTTCGAACACTGGCTGAAAACCTACGGACCCGAAGCCATCATTCTTGGGGCCGACGCCAAAAACGAAAAAATTGCGGTCAGCGGCTGGGAAGAAGGAACGGACGTGTGGGTGTATGACTTCGTGGAGAAATGGCTTGAAAAAGGCATCAGGTACACCATCAGCACCGACGTCGCGAAAGACGGTCTACTGCAGGGCCCTTCGTTCGACCTCTACAAAAACCTCCAGGAACGCTCTGCCGACCTGCACATCATCGCCAGCGGCGGCGTGAGCAACCTGGCCGATATCGAGCAGCTGGCCGAAATGAACCTCTTCGGCGTCATCGTCGGCAAGGCGATTTACGAAGGAAGGGTTACGCTGAAGGAGTTAGAAAAAATGAACCGCGGCGGCGGGCCGCAATGAACAATAAATAATGAACTACTGCGGTTCATTGCGGCCCGCGGCGGTTCATTGTTCATTCTTCATTATTCATTGACCACGAAGTTCATTCTTCATTAACCACAAAATGTTAACCAAACGCATCATTCCCTGCCTCGACATCAAAGACGGGCGCACGGTCAAAGGCACCAATTTCGTTAACCTCCGCGACGCCGGCGATCCGGTCGAACTGGGCCGTATTTACGCGGAACAGGGCGCCGACGAGCTCGTTTTTCTGGACATTACGGCTACCGTCGATGAGCGCAAGACGCTGATCGAACTGGTTAAACGCGTGGCGCATGTCGTCAACATTCCCTTTACGGTGGGGGGCGGCATTTCGTCCAAGGCCGACGTGTCGGCCCTGCTCAATGCCGGGGCCGATAAGGTTTCCATCAACTCGTCGGCGGTGCGGAATCCGGGCCTGATCGACGAACTGGCGCAGGAATTTGGTAGCCAGTGCATTGTTGTCGCCATTGACACGCGGTACGTGGACGGCGAGCACATCGTCCACACGCACGGTGGCCGCAAGCCGACCGAACTCCGGACGATTCTTTGGGCGAAGGAAGTGGAGGACCGGGGCGCGGGCGAAATCCTGCTGACCTCCATGGACACCGACGGCACCAAAGCCGGGTTTGCGCTGGAACTGACGGCCCAGATTTCCGGTGCTGCCAACATCCCCGTTATCGCTTCCGGGGGTGCGGGCTCAATGGAGCATTTTGTGGACGTATTCACGGCCGGGAAAGCCGATGCCGGACTGGCGGCGAGCATCTTCCACTTCAAGGAAATCGAAATTCCGGCGCTGAAGAAGTACCTCAATCTGAAAGGAATTGAAATGCGGATGACGGATTGAGGAATTGGTTATCTTCGCCTGCCTCCCGTAACAGTTCTCAAACTATGGAAAATCAGATCGTTATTTTTCAGACTCAGGACGGCGCTGCAAATCTTGAAGTCAGATTAACAGACGAGACCGTCTGGCTTTCACAAGCCCAGATGATTGATCTTTTTCAACGGGATCAATCCGTAATCAGCCGACACATAAACAGCGTTTTTGCGGAGGGTGAACTGGACAGAAAAAGCAATATGCAAAAAATGCATATTGCAAATTCCGACAAACCGGTATCGTTCTACAGTCTGGATGTTATTATCTCGATTGGCTACCGTGTGAAATCGCAGCAAGGCACGCAATTCCGCATCTGGGCTAATAAGGTACTGAAAGACCACTTGCTGAAAGGCTATACCCTGAACGAAAAACGGCTGCAGCAGCAACGGGAAAGTTTACGGGAAATTCAGCAGACACTCCTTCAGTTTCAGCAGTCGGTGGAACAGGAGAGCCTGACCTTACAGGAAGCAAAAGGGATGCTGTCGCTGATTACTGAATACGCCAAATCGTTTACGCTGTTAAATCAGTTCGATACCAATGAAGTCGACACGATTGGCCTTGGGGAAGATGTCGTCTACGAACTGGATTATGACGAATCGCTGGCGGCAATTGCGGAGTTAAAGCAGCGACTCATGGAGCAAAAAGAAGCTTCCGATCTGTTTGGCCGCATCCGCGACGACGGCTTCCGGGGAATTCTCGGCAGCGTAGCCCAGACGTTCGGCGGGCAGTACCTCTATCCAACGATCGAAGAACAGGCGGCGCATTTGCTTTATTTTGTCATCAAAAACCACCCGTTCAGCGATGGCAACAAGCGGATTGGGGCCTTTCTGTTTGTCTGGTTTCTGGAAAAGAACCGGCACCGGCTGAAGAAAAACGGCGTTCTGAAAATAAACGAAAACGCGCTGGTGGCGCTGGCGTTGCTGGTGGCGCAAAGCGACCCGGCCAGTAAGGAGCTGATGATTCAACTCATCATGAATTTAATCAAGAATGACTAAACGCAGGGACGGGTTACGGAGCCGTATCGGTCTTTTGTCCCTTGTCTAACCTCTTATGTCCAAAGAACTAAACTTCGATAAATCCCCCGACGGCCTCCTTCCCGCCGTGATTCAGGACGCGCAGACCGGCAAGGTGCTGATGCTGGGATACATGAACCGGGAAGCGTACGACAAAACGGCCGCCGAAGGTGTCGTGACGTTTTTCAGCCGGAGCAAACAGCGGCTCTGGACCAAAGGCGAAACGTCCAGCAATTTCCTCCGCGTCGAACAGATGCTGGTGGATTGCGACGGCGATACGCTGCTGATCAAAGCCCGCCCCGACGGTCCGACCTGCCATACGGGCGCTGATACGTGTTTCGAAGAAGTGAACACCGGAAAAGGCCAGTTCCTGAATTACCTGCAGCACATTATCCGTGACCGGAAGGCCAACCCGTCCGACAAGTCCTACACAGCCAGCCTGTTTGCCAAAGGCGTCAACAAGATTGCCCAGAAAGTAGGCGAAGAGGCTGTGGAACTGGTCATTGAGGCGAAGGACGATAATGCCGACCTGTTCAAAGGCGAGGCCGCCGACCTGCTGTTCCACTATCTGGTGCTGCTGGAGCAAAAAGGGTTCGACCTGGACGACATCATCGCTGTCCTCCAGAAACGGCACGCAAAATAGCGGTTCTGAACAGTATTAGCCGCTTTGAGTTTGAAGTTTGACGAGGTTTTCATTTATTGGCGCGTACTTAACGCCAATCGTTCTACCACAAACTTTACACAAAGCATGGGCTTACTCATACGAATTCTGATCAGTGCGGTCGCTGTGTTCGTCGCCAGCCGCCTGATTCCGGGCATCATCGTCAATAATTTCGGGACGGCCATTATCGTAGCCATTGTTCTCGGGCTGCTGAACGCATTCCTGAAGCCGATTCTGGTCTTTTTGACCATTCCCATTACCATTATGACCCTGGGGTTGTTCTATTTCGTCATCAACATCCTCATGGTATACCTGGCGGCGTATCTGGTCGACGGCTTCGACGTCACCGGCGTCATCGCGGCGATTCTGTTCAGTATCGTCGTCACGGTGGTCACCTGGATCATCGACGCGATTACCTAGACCAGGGTCTCTCTCAATCGAAAAAAACGAATGCCATATCTCCGAGATATGGCATTCGTTTTTTTCGATCAGAAAGCGGTATCTTTTGTAGATAGAGTCTTTTAACCCACGCCGTTCATGCCCTACGACGTCCTCATCATCGGGGCCGGTTATGCCGGACTCACCGCCGCCCGCGAACTGACCAGGGCGGGGAAGAATGTGCTGGTCCTCGAAGCCCGCAACCGCGTCGGCGGACGGGTCTGGACCGAACGCTTCGACGACGGCTCGGACGTCGATTGGGGCGGGGCCTGGGTCGGACCCACGCAGGACCGGCTGTTCGCGCTGGCCGACGAATATGGGATCGAAACGTTCCGGACCTACGACGAAGGCAAAAGCACCCAGTATTTTCGGGGAAAGGTCAAACGCTACCGGGGCCTGATTCCCCCGCTGCCCGTCCTGCCCCTGATCAGCCTCGACCGGGCCATCAAGCGGATGAACAAGCTCTCCCGAACGATCAATCTGGAAGCACCCTGGCTTTCTCCGGACGCCGCTCACCTGGACGCCCGGACGCTGGCCGACTGGATGAACAGCCAGATGCGCTTTCAGACCGCCCGGCAGTTTTTCAAAATTGCCGCCGAAGCCATCTGGGCCGCCGACCCGTCCGAAATTTCCCTGCTTCACGCACTGTTTTACGCCCGCTCCGGCCGGGATCTCG from Tellurirhabdus rosea harbors:
- the hisH gene encoding imidazole glycerol phosphate synthase subunit HisH, with product MKTVIIKYNAGNVQSVMYALDRIGASYLLTDDEAEIRSADKVIFPGVGEASTAMAYLREKGLDRVIPSLKQPVLGTCVGMQLLCRYSEEGDTTCMGVFDVDVKRFPAKLGFKVPHMGWNNLRDLRSPLLTGVEENSYVYFVHSYCAGICDQTIASCSYVQPFSAMLHKDNFYAAQFHAEISGNVGQRILENFLKL
- the hisA gene encoding 1-(5-phosphoribosyl)-5-[(5-phosphoribosylamino)methylideneamino]imidazole-4-carboxamide isomerase; the encoded protein is MYIIPAIDLIDGKAVRLTQGDYSQKKEYNARPLEVAQQFEDAGLTRLHLVDLDGAKAKRVINWKVLELIATKTKLHIDFGGGVQSEEDLKVVFESGARQVTGGSIAVKNPDLFEHWLKTYGPEAIILGADAKNEKIAVSGWEEGTDVWVYDFVEKWLEKGIRYTISTDVAKDGLLQGPSFDLYKNLQERSADLHIIASGGVSNLADIEQLAEMNLFGVIVGKAIYEGRVTLKELEKMNRGGGPQ
- the hisF gene encoding imidazole glycerol phosphate synthase subunit HisF; protein product: MLTKRIIPCLDIKDGRTVKGTNFVNLRDAGDPVELGRIYAEQGADELVFLDITATVDERKTLIELVKRVAHVVNIPFTVGGGISSKADVSALLNAGADKVSINSSAVRNPGLIDELAQEFGSQCIVVAIDTRYVDGEHIVHTHGGRKPTELRTILWAKEVEDRGAGEILLTSMDTDGTKAGFALELTAQISGAANIPVIASGGAGSMEHFVDVFTAGKADAGLAASIFHFKEIEIPALKKYLNLKGIEMRMTD
- a CDS encoding virulence protein RhuM/Fic/DOC family protein, giving the protein MHIANSDKPVSFYSLDVIISIGYRVKSQQGTQFRIWANKVLKDHLLKGYTLNEKRLQQQRESLREIQQTLLQFQQSVEQESLTLQEAKGMLSLITEYAKSFTLLNQFDTNEVDTIGLGEDVVYELDYDESLAAIAELKQRLMEQKEASDLFGRIRDDGFRGILGSVAQTFGGQYLYPTIEEQAAHLLYFVIKNHPFSDGNKRIGAFLFVWFLEKNRHRLKKNGVLKINENALVALALLVAQSDPASKELMIQLIMNLIKND
- the hisIE gene encoding bifunctional phosphoribosyl-AMP cyclohydrolase/phosphoribosyl-ATP diphosphatase HisIE; the encoded protein is MSKELNFDKSPDGLLPAVIQDAQTGKVLMLGYMNREAYDKTAAEGVVTFFSRSKQRLWTKGETSSNFLRVEQMLVDCDGDTLLIKARPDGPTCHTGADTCFEEVNTGKGQFLNYLQHIIRDRKANPSDKSYTASLFAKGVNKIAQKVGEEAVELVIEAKDDNADLFKGEAADLLFHYLVLLEQKGFDLDDIIAVLQKRHAK
- a CDS encoding phage holin family protein encodes the protein MGLLIRILISAVAVFVASRLIPGIIVNNFGTAIIVAIVLGLLNAFLKPILVFLTIPITIMTLGLFYFVINILMVYLAAYLVDGFDVTGVIAAILFSIVVTVVTWIIDAIT